In one window of Carcharodon carcharias isolate sCarCar2 chromosome 14, sCarCar2.pri, whole genome shotgun sequence DNA:
- the npbwr2b gene encoding neuropeptides B/W receptor type 2b — protein sequence MENISGTGTLNRSCYGSEDLCEFYKGADTNFTLEQYPDFYIVLPVIYSVICAAGLTGNTAVIYVILKAPNMKTVTNMFILNLAIADDLFTLVLPINIADHLLYYWPFGEIMCKLILSIDHYNIFSSIYFLTVMSIDRYLVVLATVRSKKLPHRTYRAAKIVSLCVWVLVSLIVLPFTIFAEVYTDPMNRKSCALVFPKPERAWLKVSRIYTLILGFAIPVTTICVLYTLMLYRLRSMHLNSNAKALDKAKKKVTLMVFIVLTVCLFCWTPFHLTTIVSLTTDVQETPLVIGIAYFITSLSYANSCLNPFLYAFLDDSFQKSFKKLLECRAG from the coding sequence ATGGAAAACATTTCAGGAACAGGGACCCTGAATAGGTCTTGCTACGGTTCGGAGGATCTGTGTGAGTTTTACAAAGGCGCCGACACTAACTTCACACTCGAACAGTATCCAGATTTTTACATTGTGCTGCCCGTGATTTATTCGGTGATCTGTGCCGCTGGGCTCACAGGCAACACGGCCGTGATTTATGTGATTTTAAAAGCTCCTAACATGAAGACAGTGACCAATATGTTCATCTTAAATCTGGCCATTGCGGACGACCTTTTCACCCTAGTCCTGCCTATCAATATTGCGGATCATCTACTATACTACTGGCCCTTTGGGGAGATCATGTGCAAGCTCATCCTTTCCATTGACCACTACAATATTTTCTCCAGCATTTATTTCCTGACAGTCATGAGTATAGACCGCTACCTGGTGGTCCTCGCCACAGTCCGCTCTAAAAAGCTGCCGCACCGCACTTACAGGGCTGCCAAAATCGTCAGCCTCTGTGTCTGGGTCCTCGTTTCCCTTATCGTTTTGCCCTTCACAATCTTTGCCGAAGTCTACACCGATCCCATGAACAGGAAAAGCTGCGCCCTGGTGTTCCCCAAGCCGGAACGCGCCTGGCTGAAAGTCAGCCGCATCTATACCCTCATCCTCGGCTTTGCAATCCCAGTCACTACAATCTGTGTCCTCTACACTCTGATGTTGTACAGGCTCCGGAGCATGCATTTGAATTCGAACGCCAAAGCTCTGGACAAGGCCAAGAAGAAGGTGACGTTGATGGTCTTCATTGTGCTGACCGTGTGTCTCTTCTGCTGGACGCCCTTCCATCTCACCACCATTGTCTCTTTGACCACGGATGTGCAAGAGACGCCGCTTGTGATTGGGATCGCCTACTTCATCACAAGTTTAAGCTATGCTAATTCCTGCTTAAATCCCTTTCTGTACGCCTTTCTGGATGACAGTTTCCAGAAAAGTTTCAAGAAATTGTTGGAATGCAGGGCAGGGTAG